AAAAAAGCAATGAAAAAACTGCATAATCTGATGATTCGGTTTTTCTTGTTCATGGTATTGTTTTTAATGATCATTTTCTTGCATTTTGTTTATTTACAGTGATTTAAAACATATCCGGATACTTAAACATAATTTATCAGGGATGCTGTAACATTTCAAAATCATTGAGTTTCCAGGTTTTGTTAAACCACGGTTCCAGCGGTCCGTACAATCGGAATAAAACGAACCATCCTTTTCCGGGAACGGTTTGCAGCCAGTTAGATTCGTGTCCTTTAGGCGCTTTGGGGCCGAAATAAAGATCTGTTGAACCATCGGGATTTACTTTTAGGTGACTGCGTTTGTTGTTCACCGCCGGATATTTCTGACCAGTGAGCAACATGCCGCGCGTTTGCGGGTCGTACAGCACAACAGACCAAAAATCTTTGGCAGGAACATGCGGCGGAATGGTCAGTTTGTAGGTTTTGCTTCCGTCGAAATAATTTCCGTTTTTGTCTTTGCTGCAAAAAGCATATTGCGAACCCAGTCCCACCATTTTTATGGCCATGGCTGGTGTTACGGCAATAGCGCCCCAGAAAAACAGAATACGGGCATCCAGATTCATACCACCGCGTCCGTTATCTTTCAGCCACTGGTAATTATTACCGACAAAACCGGTGTACCAATGGCGGTTTTTATAAAGATATGCTTCCGGGTCGCGGGGCGAAAACAGGATAGAGCGTCCTACGGCATCGCCAATTTTGGCAGCATCGTCGTAAACATTTTTCCAATAGTTATCCGGATGAAACGGATTTCCTTTTTCAATGCCGATGGCCGATAAAACGCCGCGCGATTCGGCATCAAGAGCGGCCAGTGGTTCACGCTGTATCACATCGTTCAGCATTTTAAAATAACGAAAGCCGGCCGGGAAAACAGCCACCGTGTTTTTTCCCGACATGTTCACAAATTTCATTTTCGGCGGATGCGTTGCTTCTTTTAACGGATAAATTTTAAGTTTTTTCTTGAAAAGATTTACTGAGAAGTCGGGTTTCCCGTTCACCAGGAATCCGCGCAAAGCCATCCAGTTGTGATAAGTGGGTGATTTTACCACAAAAACATTGCGCAGGGTGCCGGCTATCTTCATTTGGGCTTTGGCACCGCCAAGGGGAGCTTTGATGTTTCCTTTGTAATCGGGCGGAAGAACAACATACGTACCGCCTTTGCCACGGTCGGGACCGGTGGGGCCGAGATCGGTTACCCAACGCATCCAGCCGTCGTCAACAAAACCGGGACCGGCTTTTCCGGGCATCTCAATAACCAGCGGTCCCGTTTTCTTCAGATCGAAAAAGCCAAAAACATACACGGTTCCCGTATTGCCTGTAGGCCAAACCTGATGGGCGTCAATTAACTGTTCCGAAATAAGTACGTCGTTGGCTTCGGTGGCCCCCATGCCGGCAAAAGCTTTTTGCAGTACTTCGGTGGCTATGGCGGGCGCATTATTCAGAAAAGCTTCCGTGGCACGCGAAACATCAATGTAATGATAAGCCTTTTTTACGGTAGCAGCCGTAGGCCGGCCATCGTTGTAACGCAAAATACCTATGCTGGTTTTTACCTGACCGGGAGTGAGGATATCAGCCGGGACCGTCAAACCATGCTTTTTATAAAAAGCGGTAATATCCTGTTGCCTGACCGGTTTTTTACTTTTTCGTGAACCCGTATTACACGAAAAAAGCAAAAGGATGCCTGCCGTTGTAAAAAAAAGAATTTTTGTAAGGTAAATAATCTGTTTCATGGTTTTGTATTTGTACTTTGTTAATTATCCGTTTTTATATGCAATCTGTTGAAAAACAATATTCTATAATAGAATATTTACCAATATCTAAACATGTACAATATGGTATTTTGAAATAGACTAAATAAATGCAATGATACGCAAAATGCATTTATTCGTTTGACATCCCTGTCAAAGAAAGCAACGGAAAACGAAAAGCAAGCGAGGGAAACGGAGCCTTTCAGCTGGTGAAAAGAATTTTAAAATCATCGACTGTTTCAAGAAAAATATCCGAATATTTTAAGTCCGACTGCGGTTCTCTTTCCAGAATATTATACCGGGTGTTCAGCACATCGGTAAAGATGTAATACACTTTTTTTGCTTTTTCGTGGGGCAGATGCAGGCCGAAAATTTTCATCACCCACTCAAGCAGGCCGTATTCGATATTGATTTCGTGCCCTTTGATGTAGGCACGGTTAAATCGATCCAGTTTACGATGGTTAAAAAGCTTTTGATGAAAACGAACGCCCGTGGAATATTCATCGAGATAAACAGCAAAATCTTCCGGACGAAGATTTTTATGATTTTTTACTTCGAAGTTAAAACGGATAACATTTTCGAAATGATAATCCAGTAAGACATCAAAATATTCTTCTTTTGAATTAAAATAATAATGAAACGAAGTGCGCGAAAAACCGGTTCGCTTGCTTAGTTCTTTCACGCTAAACTGAATCGGCCCAACCTCGGCAAAATATTCGTAACCTTTCGTAATCCAGCCGTTGTAGGTATCGCTGACTTCCATCTGTACGATTTAAAAAATATCCCTTCAAATGTAGCCCAAAAAACTTTAATCACAAATGAGTATTCGGGGGTAATTGCCGTCGCAGGTTTAACCCGTCAATGTAGAAAAAGAAAAAAACGCAAAATTTATACTTATAAAAATCAAAACGCGAAAATTTTTTGTATTGTTGTAGAACAACTAACCGCCAGACCAAAAACCGGGAAGCGCCAAAATCTCCATGAAAAAGAAAAAACACATCCGATATTGGAAATTGCTGATGATTATTCTTTTTTTCATCGTCATCATTCCGCTTACCGGACGTCTTTTTTTACCGGATCCGTTGTTTCATGCCCCCTATTCCACCGTTTTGTTCGACCGCCACGGAAATCTTCTTGGCGCACGAATTGCCAAAGACGGGCAATGGCGTTTTCCGGAAACCGACTCACTACCTTCGAAATATATTACGGCCGTATTACAATTTGAAGATCGCCATTTTTATCAGCATTTCGGGTTTAATCCTGTTTCGGCAGCAGAAGCACTAATCGCCGACATCAAAGCCGGAAAAATCGTCCGTGGCGGAAGTACCATCACCATGCAGGTTATCCGTATGTCACGCCACGGGAAACCCAGGACAATCACTGAAAAACTCTGGGAAATTTATCTTGCTATAGCGCTCGAAACCAAATATTCCAAAAAAGAAATTCTGAACCTGTATGCCTCACATGCACCATTTGGCGGCAATGTAACCGGGCTGGATGCTGCCGTATGGCGTTATTTTGGACATAACCGTTTTGAGCTGACCTGGGCCGAAGCCGCGCTTCTGGCTGTATTACCTAATGCTCCCTCGCTTATCCGCCCCGGCAAAAACAGTCACCTGCTGCTGCAAAAACGAAACCGGTTACTAAAATCTCTTTTTAGAAATAAAAAAATCGACAGCATCACTTACCGGCTGGCTTTGCGGGAAAAAATTCCTGACAAGCCACACCCGTTGCCCGACGAAGCACCACACCTGTTGGAATATTTCCGGCGGCAACACGACGGGACAAAAATATACAGTACCCTTGATGCCCATCTTCAGCATGAAATCAACCGGATCGTATCGCAATACCAAAAAAAATTCAGCCAAAACGAAATATACAACCTGGCTGTTTTGGTTATCCGGCCTTCTGCCAAAGAAGTGTTGGCTTATGTAGGCAATGCCCCGGGGAAAAGTCACGGAGAAGACAATGACATGATTCGTGCCCGGCGAAGTACAGGCAGTATTCTGAAACCTTTTCTTTATGCTGCGGCCATCAACGACGGACAAATTTTGCTAAACAGTCTTATCCCTGACATTCCCAGTTATTTCAAGAATTACCACCCCCAAAATTACGACAGGGTTTTCGAAGGTGCCGTTCCGGCTTCGCAGGCTTTGTCACGGTCACGCAATGTCCCGGCCATTTACCTGTTACGCGATTACGGTATCGGACGTTTTATGGATCTGATGAAACAAATGGGCATCACTACTTTTAACCAACCGGCCGACCATTACGGTTTATCTTTGATTCTTGGCGGAGGAGAAGCTACCTTATGGCAGTTGACTTCGGCATATGCCGGCATGGCGCAAACCGTTTTGAATTACGACCGGTTTTACGGAAAATACACCGGACAGGAATATGCCCCGCCAGTACTTCTCATGCACAAAGTAAAAAATCCCAAAGAGCCGGCTGTTTCCGCTTCCGTTCCGTTGCAT
The sequence above is drawn from the Candidatus Sulfidibacterium hydrothermale genome and encodes:
- a CDS encoding DUF1254 domain-containing protein yields the protein MKQIIYLTKILFFTTAGILLLFSCNTGSRKSKKPVRQQDITAFYKKHGLTVPADILTPGQVKTSIGILRYNDGRPTAATVKKAYHYIDVSRATEAFLNNAPAIATEVLQKAFAGMGATEANDVLISEQLIDAHQVWPTGNTGTVYVFGFFDLKKTGPLVIEMPGKAGPGFVDDGWMRWVTDLGPTGPDRGKGGTYVVLPPDYKGNIKAPLGGAKAQMKIAGTLRNVFVVKSPTYHNWMALRGFLVNGKPDFSVNLFKKKLKIYPLKEATHPPKMKFVNMSGKNTVAVFPAGFRYFKMLNDVIQREPLAALDAESRGVLSAIGIEKGNPFHPDNYWKNVYDDAAKIGDAVGRSILFSPRDPEAYLYKNRHWYTGFVGNNYQWLKDNGRGGMNLDARILFFWGAIAVTPAMAIKMVGLGSQYAFCSKDKNGNYFDGSKTYKLTIPPHVPAKDFWSVVLYDPQTRGMLLTGQKYPAVNNKRSHLKVNPDGSTDLYFGPKAPKGHESNWLQTVPGKGWFVLFRLYGPLEPWFNKTWKLNDFEMLQHP
- a CDS encoding TetR/AcrR family transcriptional regulator, yielding MEVSDTYNGWITKGYEYFAEVGPIQFSVKELSKRTGFSRTSFHYYFNSKEEYFDVLLDYHFENVIRFNFEVKNHKNLRPEDFAVYLDEYSTGVRFHQKLFNHRKLDRFNRAYIKGHEINIEYGLLEWVMKIFGLHLPHEKAKKVYYIFTDVLNTRYNILEREPQSDLKYSDIFLETVDDFKILFTS
- the pbpC gene encoding penicillin-binding protein 1C; translation: MKKKKHIRYWKLLMIILFFIVIIPLTGRLFLPDPLFHAPYSTVLFDRHGNLLGARIAKDGQWRFPETDSLPSKYITAVLQFEDRHFYQHFGFNPVSAAEALIADIKAGKIVRGGSTITMQVIRMSRHGKPRTITEKLWEIYLAIALETKYSKKEILNLYASHAPFGGNVTGLDAAVWRYFGHNRFELTWAEAALLAVLPNAPSLIRPGKNSHLLLQKRNRLLKSLFRNKKIDSITYRLALREKIPDKPHPLPDEAPHLLEYFRRQHDGTKIYSTLDAHLQHEINRIVSQYQKKFSQNEIYNLAVLVIRPSAKEVLAYVGNAPGKSHGEDNDMIRARRSTGSILKPFLYAAAINDGQILLNSLIPDIPSYFKNYHPQNYDRVFEGAVPASQALSRSRNVPAIYLLRDYGIGRFMDLMKQMGITTFNQPADHYGLSLILGGGEATLWQLTSAYAGMAQTVLNYDRFYGKYTGQEYAPPVLLMHKVKNPKEPAVSASVPLHAGAIWETYQAMYQVHRPHSEEGWEYFNTTAPVAWKTGTSFGFKDAWAIGSTPDYIVGVWVGNADGEGREGLTGTDYAAPVLFDVFHLLKPQKIFPRPEDEMTRIVVCRKSGYQASRFCPETDTILTYKAGTRVKICPYHHLIFTDKNEKYRLSGRCASVQQMKKVSWFILPPVEEWYYHQTHPGYKMLPPYKPGCAPPDARHVIAFIYPHPGTRIFIPRGINGEKKKIVFEVSLQNPHTTLYWNMDNLYLGATHNVHRFAFIPSPGRHQLTVTDQNGNSRSIWFTVVDK